TCACTTCGAGTTGAAAAGTCTCCCTTTGCGTtttaatttctagtttttcaggAATATTTCCCATTGATGAAACTTGAGTATTCAGTTCTAATACGACGCCTTGAATATTTTCGTAAATTGGCACGTCGAATGGATTGAGATTGTTGATTAGTTTCTCTACCTTctcgatgaaaaaattttggccctGAAATTCTATtcttaaatttctaaaaaaataaaaaaacattacttTTGCTTTGCTTATTTCGAATGCTATTTTATTCAATGTATACTCAAAGCTATCAATAATTGTCTTCAACATCTGGAGGttcttgattttgaaatattctccAACTATCAGCTTTATATCGTCAATTTGGTTTTGAACGACTATAATTATAACATTGAGTGACTTCTTTTCGTGCTCAATTTTGGCTTTATTCTGATGAtagaaaatactttgaaaatgtagaaactGAACTCGTAATTGAATCATTGCATCTCTGAAAATGTGCTTTCTGGTGAACGCAATATGTTTCCTATATACCTTAAAACTGTAAGTTTGACACTGAAATCTTCCTCACTTGAATGCCAAGCAGCTTCATTGAATTCTTCTGAAGAGCTTTCAAGATAATTTCCCATTTCAGTTTAGTAGTTTTGAAGTAAACAACAAATGTGTTGAAATGGAACACAAAACAGTCAGTGTGCAGTATTCAAGTATTCAACTGATAAGAGTATCACCTGGTCGAGCAGCAAAAAGTAAACAGCACATGCGAAATGatagaaacattttattaaaagttgATGTCATTTGAACCGTAAATGAAAATGAACCAGTTGGTAAAAGCAAGATCGAAAATGtagaataaaaagttttcaaaaaacgagaCGGGAGAAGCGCATCATTTTCTTGGCTGGATAAGATCCACCACCTCCAGCTGGAGCAGCAGCACCAGAGGAGTAACCACTGGCATCTGATTCTGGGGCTGCTGGAGCAGGTGCGGGGGCAGGAGCAACCTCAGGTACTGGAGCTGGTTCTGCTGGAGCGGCATCTGGTGCCGCAGCCGGAGCGGCTTCTGGTGCTGGTGCTGGTGCTGGAGCTGGCGCTGGTTCTGGTGCTGGAGCCGCTTCGGGTGCTggtgctggagctggagctggagctggggCGGGTTCTGCTGGAGCAGCTGGAGCAGCTTCTCCTTCAGCATAATCACGAGCTACTCTTCTCTTCTTGGCTGGATAAGATCCGCCACCGGCGGGTGCAGCCGCAGCGGCATATCCTCCAGCGTCAGCTGATGGTGCAACAGGTGCGGCttctggagctggagctggagctggaaCTGGTTCCGGAGCTGGTGGTGGAGCAGGGGCTGCATCGGCAGGTGGTGAAGATGGTGGTGCAGCTTCtcctccaccacctccaccacctGAGTAACCACCACCTCCTCCGCCACTTGAATACTGACAGTGAGCAGAAAAGATTAAAGTAGAAACAGCGAAGATCAGAAGGAGATTCATACctggaaattaatatttagtTAAATAATCTGGAAATCCCAACTCACTTGATGAGGAATTAGAAGGTGAAATGATGCCGTTCTCGATGATTTTCTGTTTATATACTGTTTCGCCTTCCAATAAGAACTTgattttgttgtgaaaatgaaagtgagaagttgaaaatgtaataaaattgaagaagCTAAACAaggaaaacaaacaaatcgcttcaaaaattattgcaggctttgttaattttatttttgcaaagacactgaaaattgaagttttttttttgaaaattgtgaaaacaatATTAACTTAAAGATCTTCACGAATTgcaggatttttttaaactatttatttgaaattcctaATATTTACGCCGACAAAAATCACTGTCAAAATTAAACATATACATTCTCATATGTATCACTTCTTCGGTTCGAAAGATTGCAAATCGTTCTTCCTTTATCAGTGTCTTCACGAAATGCATAAATCGTTCGTAGTGTAAATTATTAGGACCCGTTTCTGATAGATGAACTTCTAAATTAACTTGACAGAGTTCTATTCCATTTCTGTCAAAACTTCCGtctttctcgaaaatttcaaaaagatcgTATTCGGCACCTTCGGAGTCCATCCACAAATTGTCAATTGTCtgaaataatagtttttgaaacttagaaaagtttaaaaccaTACCTTCAATTTTAAAAGCCTTTCCACAAAATACATCATGTCTACATGAATAACACTTTGATTAAAATATTgccctgaaaatttgaataatcatctcaaattgtatttcaaaactttctatTTATCAAAACACTGGCCGTGGCATATCCTGGATTTTTAGCAACTgcaaatggaaaatattttcctatttgTGGGTATAAATGTTCATTCACTTCAGTCATTGG
This is a stretch of genomic DNA from Caenorhabditis elegans chromosome V. It encodes these proteins:
- the F47B8.4 gene encoding Glutaredoxin domain-containing protein (Confirmed by transcript evidence); the protein is MIQLRVQFLHFQSIFYHQNKAKIEHEKKSLNVIIIVVQNQIDDIKLIVGEYFKIKNLQMLKTIIDSFEYTLNKIAFEISKAKGQNFFIEKVEKLINNLNPFDVPIYENIQGVVLELNTQVSSMGNIPEKLEIKTQRETFQLEEENEIRMDNCRMMSGQAKIYKIFRKSVVLFVNYLEDEQTLSTIQSLNDNQIEYTIFDVSTDSEIRFISKALSDCETFPQLFVDGAFEPLPILKNLLPKLPKVYTMN
- the F47B8.4 gene encoding Glutaredoxin domain-containing protein (Confirmed by transcript evidence); translated protein: MGNYLESSSEEFNEAAWHSSEEDFSVKLTVLRDAMIQLRVQFLHFQSIFYHQNKAKIEHEKKSLNVIIIVVQNQIDDIKLIVGEYFKIKNLQMLKTIIDSFEYTLNKIAFEISKAKGQNFFIEKVEKLINNLNPFDVPIYENIQGVVLELNTQVSSMGNIPEKLEIKTQRETFQLEEENEIRMDNCRMMSGQAKIYKIFRKSVVLFVNYLEDEQTLSTIQSLNDNQIEYTIFDVSTDSEIRFISKALSDCETFPQLFVDGAFEPLPILKNLLPKLPKVYTMN
- the F47B8.18 gene encoding Skin secretory protein xP2-like (Confirmed by transcript evidence) — encoded protein: MNLLLIFAVSTLIFSAHCQYSSGGGGGGYSGGGGGGGEAAPPSSPPADAAPAPPPAPEPVPAPAPAPEAAPVAPSADAGGYAAAAAPAGGGSYPAKKRRVARDYAEGEAAPAAPAEPAPAPAPAPAPAPEAAPAPEPAPAPAPAPAPEAAPAAAPDAAPAEPAPVPEVAPAPAPAPAAPESDASGYSSGAAAPAGGGGSYPAKKMMRFSRLVF